A stretch of the Elephas maximus indicus isolate mEleMax1 chromosome 3, mEleMax1 primary haplotype, whole genome shotgun sequence genome encodes the following:
- the PRDM2 gene encoding PR domain zinc finger protein 2 isoform X2 — translation MCIDATDPEKGNWLRYVNWACSGEEQNLFPLEINRAIYYKTLKPIAPGEELLVWYNGEDNPEIAAAIEEERASARSKRNSPKSKKGKKKSQENKSKGNKTEDIKLKTSKPDSIPANMRDSAEGPKEEEEKPSASAVEQADVLQEVVSQDALPKLTVPSPASEPQTEPDEKLEATNCEASDLEDEEEEEEDEDDELEEEGEEEADMPNESSVKEPEIQCDEKLEDLLEEPKNNSKESLEDSPEVAPVIRIPKTKGEPNGDVFETFMFPCQHCERKFTTKQGLERHMHIHISTFNHAFKCKYCGKAFGTQINRRRHERRHEAGLKRKPSLTLQPSEDLADGKVSGENVTPKDESNPPNLGQDCLILNSEKASQETVNSSVVEENGEVKELHPCKYCKKVFGTHTNMRRHQRRVHERHLIPKGVRRKGGLLEEPQPPAEQAQSTQNVYVPSTEPEEDGEADDVYIMDISSNISENLNYYIDGKIQTNNSTSNCDVIEMESNSADLYSINCLLTPVTVEITQNIKTAQVPLTEDLPKEPSSSTNSESKKRRTTSPPLLPKIKAETDSDPVAPSCSLSLPLSISTTEAVSFHKEKSVYLSSKLKQLLQTQEKLTPPTGISAAEMPKLGPPPVSTPASMLPVTSSRFKRRTSSPPSSPQHSPALRDFGKQSDGKAVWTEAVLSSKKPKMESHSNSPAWSLSGRDERETVSPPCFDEYKISKEWAASSTFSNVCNQQPLDLSSGVKQKAEGVGKTLVQWESVLDLSVHKKPCSDSEGKEFKENHLVAQTCSAVKKKKPTTCMLQKVLLNEYNGIDLPVENAADATRSPSPCKSLEPQPDPDLGPDSSLSAPTAESPPDVSPSSPPLQTSSLSSGQLPPLLSPTNPSSPPPCPPVLTVATPPPPLLPTISLPLPAPSSDASSHPCPSPLSNATAQSPLPILSPTVSPSPSPVPSVEPLTSAASPGPPTLSSSSSSSSSSSSFSSSSSSSSPSPPPLSAVSSVVSSGDNLEVSLPMISFKQEELENEDLKPREEPQSSVEQDVVQETFNKNFVCNVCESPFLSIKDLTKHLSIHAEEWPFKCEFCVQLFKDKTDLSEHRFMLHGVGNIFVCSVCKKEFAFLCNLQQHQRDLHPDKVCTHHEFESGTLRPQNFTDPSKAHAEHMQSLPEDPSETSKEEEELNDSSEELYTTIKIMASGIKTKDPDVRLGLNQHYPSFKPPPFQYHHRNPMGIGVTATNFTTHNIPQTFTTAIRCTKCGKGVDNMPELHKHILACASASDKKRYTPKKNPVPLKQTVQPKNGVVVLDNSGKNAFRRMGQPKRLNFSVELSKMSSNKLKLNALKKKNQLVQKAILQKNKAAKQKADLKNASESSSHICPYCNREFTYIGSLNKHAAFSCPKKPLSPSKKKVSHSSKKGGHSSPASSDKNSNSNHRRRTADAEIKMQSTSTPLGKTRARSTGPAPVPLPSSSFRSKQNVKFASSVKSKKPNSSSLRNSSPIRMAKVMHVEGKKPKAVAKNHPAQLASKASRSLHVRVQKSKAVLQSKAALASKKRTDRFSTKSRERSGGPITRSLQLAAATEAGENRREDSGAKQELKDLRNFL, via the exons GTCctaaagaagaggaagagaagccTTCAGCTTCAGCGGTTGAACAGGCAGATGTTCTTCAAGAGGTGGTTAGCCAGGATGCACTTCCAAAATTAACAGTCCCTTCCCCTGCCTCTGAGCCACAGACAGAACCAGACGAGAAACTAGAAGCAACAAATTGTGAGGCAAGTGATTTGGAGGacgaagaggaggaagaagaagatgaAGATGATGAGTtggaggaagagggggaggaaGAAGCTGACATGCCAAATGAAAGTTCTGTGAAAGAGCCAGAAATACAGTGTGATGAGAAGTTAGAAGATTTATTAGAAgaaccaaaaaataattcaaaagaaagTCTTGAAGACTCTCCAGAGGTAGCACCTGTTATCAGAATTCCCAAAACTAAAGGAGAACCCAATGGTGATGTATTTGAAACATTTATGTTTCCATGTCAGCATTGCGAGCGAAAGTTTACAACCAAACAGGGGCTTGAACGTCACATGCATATCCATATATCTACATTCAATCACGCTTTCAAATGCAAGTACTGTGGGAAAGCCTTTGGCACACAGATTAACAGGAGGAGGCACGAGCGTCGCCATGAAGCAGGGTTAAAGCGAAAACCCAGCCTGACACTACAGCCATCAGAAGACCTCGCTGATGGTAAAGTATCTGGAGAGAATGTTACTCCTAAAGATGAATCAAATCCTCCCAATCTTGGGCAAGATTGTCTGATCTTAAATTCAGAGAAAGCTTCCCAAGAAACAGTAAATTCTTCTGTTGTAGAAGAGAATGGGGAAGTTAAAGAACTTCATCCATGCAAATACTGTAAAAAGGTTTTTGGAACTCATACTAATATGAGACGGCATCAGCGTAGAGTTCACGAGCGTCACCTGATTCCCAAAGGTGTACGGCGAAAAGGAGGCCTCCTAGAGGAGCCCCAGCCTCCAGCAGAGCAGGCCCAGTCCACCCAGAATGTCTACGTACCAAGCACAGAGCCTGAGGAGGATGGGGAAGCAGATGATGTGTACATCATGGATATTTCTAGCAATATCTCTGAAAACCTGAATTACTATATTGATGGTAAAATTCAGACTAACAACAGCACTAGTAATTGTGATGTGATTGAGATGGAATCTAATTCAGCGGACTTGTATAGCATAAATTGTCTGCTTACTCCAGTGACAGTGGAAATTACTCAGAACATAAAGACCGCACAGGTCCCTCTAACAGAGGATCTTCCTAAAGAGCCTTCCAGCAGCACAAACAGTGAGTCTAAGAAACGAAGAACTACCAGTCCACCTCTGTTACCCAAAATTAAAGCTGAAACAGATTCAGACCCTGTCGCACCCTCATGCTCCTTAAGTCTGCCTCTTAGCATATCAACTACAGAAGCAGTGTCTTTCCATAAAGAAAAAAGTGTTTATTTGTCATCAAAGCTCAAACAACTTCTTCAAACCCAGGAAAAACTAACTCCTCCTACAGGAATTTCAGCAGCTGAGATGCCTAAACTGGGCCCTCCTCCTGTGTCCACTCCTGCGTCAATGTTACCTGTGACCTCAAGTAGGTTTAAGCGGCGGACCAGCTCTCCTCCCAGTTCTCCACAACACAGTCCTGCCCTTCGAGACTTTGGGAAACAAAGCGACGGTAAAGCAGTGTGGACTGAGGCAGTCCTGagttccaaaaaacccaaaatggaAAGTCACAGCAACTCCCCAGCCTGGAGTTTGTCTGGGAGGGATGAAAGAGAAACTGTGAGCCCTCCATGCTTCGATGAGTATAAAATATCTAAAGAGTGGGCAGCCAGCTCTACTTTTAGTAATGTATGCAACCAGCAGCCACTGGATTTATCCAGTGGTGTAAAACAGAAGGCGGAGGGTGTAGGCAAGACTCTGGTCCAGTGGGAATCTGTGTTAGATCTCAGTGTGCATAAAAAGCCCTGCAGTGACTCTGAAGGCAAAGAATTCAAAGAGAACCATTTGGTGGCGCAAACCTGTAGTGccgtaaagaaaaagaaaccaaccaCCTGCATGCTACAGAAGGTGCTTCTCAATGAATACAATGGTATCGATTTACCTGTAGAAAATGCTGCAGATGCGACCAGGAGCCCAAGTCCTTGTAAATCACTAGAGCCTCAACCAGACCCTGACCTTGGTCCCGACTCTAGTTTATCTGCCCCTACTGCTGAGTCTCCACCTGATGTTTCTCCTTCATCACCCCCACTGCAGACatcttccctttcttctggtcAGCTGCCTCCTCTCTTGAGCCCAACAAATCCCTCTTCCCCTCCACCCTGTCCTCCGGTCTTAACTGTTGCCACGCCACCCCCTCCACTCCTTCCTACCATTTCCTTACCTCTCCCAGCCCCCTCTTCTGATGCATCTTCTCACCCATGCCCCTCGCCCCTCTCGAATGCTACCGCACAGTCTCCACTTCCAATTCTTTCCCCTACAGTGTCTCCCTCTCCATCTCCCGTCCCTTCTGTTGAACCGCTCACGTCTGCTGCATCACCTGGGCCTCCGAcactttcttcatcttcttcctcatcatcttcctcatcttccttctcttcctcctcctcctcctcttccccttcACCGCCTCCTCTTTCAGCGGTATCATCCGTTGTTTCCTCTGGTGATAATCTGGAAGTTTCGCTTCCCATGATATCTTTCAAACAGGAAGAGCTAGAGAATGAAGATCTGAAACCCAGGGAAGAGCCTCAGTCTTCAGTTGAACAGGATGTTGTTCAGGAAACATTTAACAAAAATTTTGTTTGCAATGTCTGTGAATCACCTTTTCTTTCTATTAAGGACCTAACCAAACATTTATCTATTCATGCTGAAGAATGGCCCTTCAAATGTGAATTCTGTGTGCAGCTGTTCAAGGATAAAACGGATTTGTCGGAACATCGTTTTATGCTTCATGGAGTTGGGAATATCTTTGTGTGTTCAGTTTGTAAAAAAGAATTTGCTTTTCTGTGCAATTTGCAGCAGCACCAGCGAGATCTCCACCCAGATAAGGTGTGCACACACCATGAGTTTGAGAGCGGGACCCTCAGGCCCCAGAACTTTACAGACCCGAGTAAGGCCCACGCGGAGCATATGCAGAGTTTGCCAGAAGATCCTTCGGAAACATCTAAAGAAGAAGAGGAGTTAAATGATTCCTCGGAAGAGCTTTACACGACCATAAAGATAATGGCTTCTGGAATAAAGACAAAGGACCCAGATGTTCGATTGGGTCTCAACCAGCATTACCCAAGCTTTAAACCACCTCCATTTCAGTACCATCACCGAAACCCTATGGGAATTGGTGTGACGGCCACAAATTTCACCACACACAATATTCCACAGACTTTTACTACTGCCATTCGCTGCACAAAATGTGGAAAAGGTGTTGACAACATGCCTGAATTACACAAACACATCCTGGCGTGTGCATCTGCTAGTGACAAGAAACGGTACACCCCCAAGAAGAATCCAGTCCCTTTGAAACAGACAGTGCAACCCAAAAATGGTGTGGTGGTTTTAGATAACTCTGGGAAAAATGCCTTCAGACGCATGGGACAGCCCAAAAGACTGAACTTCAGTGTCGAGCTCAGCAAAATGTCATCTAATAAGCTCAAATTGAatgcattgaagaaaaaaaatcagcttgtGCAGAAAGCAATCCttcaaaaaaacaaggctgccaAGCAGAAAGCCGACTTAAAAAATGCTTCTGAGTCATCCTCTCACATCTGCCCTTATTGTAATAGAGAGTTCACTTACATCGGAAGCCTGAATAAGCACGCTGCTTTCAGCTGTCCCAAAAAACCTctttctccttccaaaaaaaaagtttctcattCATCCAAGAAAGGCGGACACTCGTCACCTGCTAGCAGTGACAAGAACAGTAACAGCAACCACCGCCGACGGACAGCGGACGCAGAGATTAAGATGCAGAGCACGTCGACTCCTCTGGGCAAGACCCGAGCTCGCAGCACCGGCCCTGCGCCTGTCCCGCTGCCCTCTTCGTCCTTCAGGTCCAAGCAGAATGTCAAGTTTGCGTCTTCAGTGAAGTCCAAGAAGCCAAACTCCTCCTCTTTAAGGAACTCCAGCCCGATAAGAATGGCCAAAGTAATGCACGTCGAGGGGAAAAAACCCAAAGCTGTGGCCAAGAATCACCCTGCTCAGCTTGCGAGCAAAGCATCCCGGAGCCTGCACGTGCGAGTCCAGAAAAGTAAAGCTGTTCTACAAAGCAAAGCCGCCTTGGCGAGTAAGAAGAGAACAGACCGCTTCAGTACAAAATCTAGAGAACGGAGTGGGGGGCCAATCACCCGAAGCTTACAGCTGGCTGCTGCCACTGAGGCAGGTGAAAACAGGAGAGAGGACAGTGGTGCCAAGCAGGAGCTGAAGGACTTGAG GAACTTCCTGTAG